The Halorarum halophilum genome contains the following window.
GACCGCGAAGTCCGCCTCACCGTCCCCCCACGCGACCCAGGTGCCGTCGAGCCGTTGCATCACCGGGTCAAGCCCGGCCGTCAGCCCCCCGACCGGGTTGTCGACGGCGATGCTCCGACCCCCGTCCCCGTCGCTCCCGTCGCCCTCGTAGTGGTGCCTGTAGGGCTGCCTGTTGGAGACGAGGACGAGGTTCTCGCCGACCCCGTGGGTCTCCTGCCGCTGTTCGGTGCCCGATGCGGATTCCGAGTTCGAGTTCATTGATCCTGTTCGTCTAGTACGGCCTCACGACCCTATGTCCATTGCTGGCATATTCACCCTCGCCACCCCCGCCGTCCCCCGACGCCGACTGGGAGTTACGGAGGCCCTCCACCGATCCCTTCGACTCGTGAGACGCCCTCGAACGGCGTCGTCCCGTCGTGGGCGGTGTCCCCGGGATCGATCGCACGGGGTCGTCGACGCCGGGACGCCCGCGGTAACAGTCCACGTTGGAAGGACGAGGATGAGGGCGGTCGCGAGCGGACCGTCCACCGCGGGACCGCCGCGACGCCGAGCGTCGTCCGGTGGATCGGTCGTCCCGACCGTCCGTCCACGCTGTGAGGGGTGATGAAGCCGGCGTCGATGGGGTCTGGTCGGATTCGCCGGTATCCCGAGTGGCCTCCCCGGTCGGCGTCCGTGGGACGCGTTCGTCGAGAACCCCCTTCGGGACTGGAGTGACGACCGGCCCGTGTTACCACCACGAACCCTGAAGAGGCCGAACCAGACCCGCTGTGTCCGGACCGACCGTTGCTACTCGTGCGTGCGACCGATCCTCGGTGTGGCGGCCCGTGCCAGCGCGTTGGCTTGCGAATGCAAGCCGAACTTGAGTGTGAGTTTATTTTCGCGCCCGTACGGTTAGTATATTTGTGTGGTCGACGACACGGCGTCCACACGTTCGTTCCCGCCCCCCGCGCCGCGAACGGTTTTATGGGCAGGGGCCGAGAACGGCCTCCCATGGAGTTCGTCCAACTCGACGTCGAACGCGACGGCGCGTCGGTCGCAAACGTCGTCTCGCGGTCGATTCAGGCCTCGTACGCGCTGAGCCCCGAGCAGATCGACGCCGTGGTCGAGGAGGAGTTCGGCGAGGACGCGCTGGCCGAGAAGGCCGACCGCGAGGAGGCCGTCCTGCTCGTCGCACGCGAGGAGGGCGCGGCCGGCGGCGGACCGGCGCAGGAGGAGGACGAGACCGGGGACGGGACGGAGATCGCGGAGGCGGGCGAGGGCGTCACCGTCCAGGGGTTCGCGGAGGGAACCGTCGACGAGGACGGCGCGACGATCAACTGGCTCCAGGTCGACCCCGAGGCCCGCGGTCAGGGGATCGGGACGGGGCTGTTCGAGGAACTCGTCGAGAAGTTCGAGGAGCGCGGGACCCAGAAGATCAGCTCGAACGTGCTCGCGGAGGACATGGAGGGCGGGACGTTCTGCGAGCAGTTCGGCTTCGTCCGCGTCGACGGCGTCGAGGTGGAGTTCGGCGACCAGACACTGGTCGCGGAGGTGTACGCCAACCCGAACGCCGTCGACACGGAGTCGAACGAGGCGTTCGACCCGCTCGAGGAGGGCGAGGACCCGCCGGAGCGGGCCGAGGCGCCCGACGGGACGGAGGTGTTCGTGAACCCGGACGACCCGATCTCCGGCACGATCGGCCCGTTCTTCGAGGTGTCCGAGTCGGCCGACCACGACGAGGTGTACGGCTACTTCTGCGGCGCCTGCCGGACGGTCACGACCGACGTCGACCAGCAGGATCGGGTCGTCTGCCCCGAGTGCGGCAATCGACACCGTCCCTCCGACTGGGACGACTCGTACCTCTGAAGCCAGCAGCCTGCCACTGCAGCCCGACGTTCTATCAGTGAGGAGGAAGTTGCATCGAGCGAGACACTCATGGCTCACGAGACCTCGCGGAGCAGGCGATCGTCCGCACTGTTCTCGAACCTCCAGCGGCTGACGGCCCTCGTCGGCGGCGCGGTCCTGACCCTCGTCGGCGTCGCGGGGTTCCTCGCGTCCGGCGATCAGCTCCTGGTGTTCGGCGTGAACCCGCTCCACAACGGCTTCCACCTGCTCACGGGCGTGTTCGGGCTCGGCGTCGGCCTTGTCGGCACCGCGTACGCCGACGAGTACAACCAGACCATGGCCGTGCTCTACAGCGCGCTCCTGCTGGGCTGGTTCGCCGCCCCGGACAGGATGGTGGAGCTGTTGAACTCGGGCGCCGCCGACGCGGGACTCCACGCGGCGCTCGCGATCGTGTTCGGCCTCGTCGGCTTCTTCGGGGCGATCGCCGGCTACGGGCGCACCTGAGCCGACGCGGGCGCTACTCGTCGAACCCCCCGCCCCCGGCCACGTCGACGCGGCCGCTGGTCACGACGTTCACCGCCACGCCGGTCAGCAGCATGAGGCCGGCCCCGTAGAGCCAGAGCAGGACGACGAGGACGGCGCCGATGGCGCCGTACACCTCGTACTGGTCGGCGAACCCGGTGTACAGCCGGAACCCGCCGGCGAGCGTCGCACAGCCGACCGCCGCGACGACGGCGCCGGGAACCACCTCGCGAACGGTGACGTCCGTATCCGGGAAGACGTAGTACATCGGGAGGAACGCGACGGCGAGGCCGACGATCAGCACGACGGGCGCGATCACGGTACCGAGGGGTCCGGTCGGGAACAGCGCGATGAGCGTGGCGACGCCGGCCGAGACGGCGAGCGCGACCACCAGGGCGACGAGCACGACGAGGCCGTCGCGGGCGCTGTCGACGATCCCCAGATCCTCCGTCGAGCCGTACAGCAGCGAGAACGCGGTGTCGAGCCCGCGGAACACCCGCAGCGCGCTCCAGAGGAGGATCAGCACGCTGATCAGCGAGGCGCCGGCCCGGCCCTCTGAACTGGAGAGCGCGTCGAGGAACAGCGACTGGGCGGTGGGTGTGAGGTAGACGTCCGCCCGCTCGAGCGCCTCGGCCACGATACCGGTGGCCCCGAGGATGCCGGCCAGCGCGACCGCCAGCGCGAGCAGCGGGGGAATCGACAGGAAGGCGGCGAACGCGATGCTCCCGGCGATGAACGACGCGTAGTTGTCCTGGAGCACCGAGACGACGGCCCGCCCCGTCGTCAGCGCCCGCGAGAACTCGGCGCTCGTCGGCACCCGCGAGAACATGCTCGGACGGACGGAGGCGACCGGGAAAAATCCCCGTCCCGGGCCGACCTCCGTCGGCTATCGGCGCGTCGGGTGGCCGGAGGGAGTCACTCCCCGGTGACGTCCTGTCGGTACTCGGCGATGTGTGTCGCCGCCGCCTCGACGTGCTCGTCGACCGTCCCGCCCTCGTCCGTCTCGGACTCCAGCCCGGCGAGCTTCTCGCGCAGTTCGTCGAGTCGGTCGGCGTGCGGACGGGAGTCCCGCGTCTTGTCCCCCTCGACGAGTTCGTCCCCCCCGACGATCTCGTCGAGTCCCTCCCGGACGGAGTGCAGTTGCTCCATCACGTGGCCCCCCGCGTGATCGGCGGCCAGGTCCAGCTCCCGCCGGGCGCGGTCCAGCCGCTCCCCCGTCCCCGTCTCCGACTCGGCCCCCGCGACCTCCGATCGGTCGTCAGCCATGGCCGGCCATTGGTGAAGCGACGCCAAAAGCGCACGGGCGGCGCGTTCCGGTCTCCGATTCCGGCCGCTCAGTTGTTCGAGCCGAACCACGTCCCCAGCGTCAGCCCGTAGACGAGGTGGCTGACGTGGAAGACGAACCGCTCGTCGGGGTCGAGGTCGAGGCCGAGGACACGCTCGAGGAGCACCGACACGCCGAACAGCGAGAGGACCACCCCGTAGACGGCCCCCAGAAGGGTCGCCCGGCGCTCGCGCGTCGCCTCGTCGCCCGAGAGGTGGGGGCCGATCAGCGCGCCGAAGACGCCGCCGGCGGCCGTCCCGTACAGGAGGTGGAGGAGGAGCCCGCGACCGACGTACTCCTCCGGTTCGCCGTCGCCGAGGAACCGAGCCCAGAACCACGCGGTCGGCGGCGGCGACCGCGAGATGGGGATCCGGAACGCGGACATGACGACCGTCGCGACGACCCCGCCGATCAGCCCGACGACGAGCGCGCGGGTCCGCGGCTCGTCGGCGTCGGTCGTCGGCCCGTCCTCGTCGTCGATGACCGACTCGGCGGTCGGTCGTCTCTCCGGGAACATGTGTTCGTTGACCTCGACGGGGGTTCGTGGGACGCGAGGAAAAGCCTTGGCCGCTCCTGCCGGATCGAGTCAGGGGGCGCGTAGTGGCGGTGCGACGCCGAAGGTGTCGGCCCGACGGACGATCCCGGGTAGTTGCGGGATAGTGCGGCCGAGGGCGAGCGGGGGCACCCGGAACCGACGACGAGTAGGCACTCGCTTCCGCGTCGACGGCGGACGAGGGTCCGTATCGACGGCGGAAGGGGGGATCCCTTCCGGATCGGTAGGCTGTTTCGACCGCCGTCCCGTCGTGCGCCTGGCGCAGGTTTATAGCGGACTATGTAGAACAACGGATGTCATCCAAGCCGGAGCTATCGGGCCGGGACCGCGGCCGTCCGCTCCGAGGAGGGTCGGGACGTGATATCATGGTAGCCATACTCTACACCTTCGATCGGGCGTTCATGCGAAAGACGTTCGAGGCGATCGACCGACACGTCGACGCCGAGTCGGCGTACCTCGCGCTCGGGCCCGACGCCGTGGGCGCCTCGACCGCGATACCGGAGGTCGTCCGTCAGCCGGACGAGTCCGTCGACGACCTGGTCGACAGGCTCGACCCGGACGTCGTCGTCCGCAACCACCGCCTCCGACCGGGGGAGTACGGGTTCGACCACGAGCGGACCGTGGTCCACGTCCGCCACGGGGCCTCGGTCGGCCGGGGCGAGGTGGAGACGACGCTCTCGCACCTCGGCGACGTCGTCGACGTGGCGCTCGCCCCGGGCGAGCGGTGGGCCGAACGGTACCGTGAGGGGTTCCCCGACGACGTCGACATCGCGGTCGTCGGCGTCCCCGAGGCCGACCGGCTGGTCGAGAGCGACCGGCCCGGCGAGCGACGGGTGCTGTACGCGCCGACGAACCACAACTACGGCGGCGGGAGCTACCTGAACACCGCCGAGGACGTCCTCGATACCTTCGCGGACACGGAGTACGAACTGCTGTTCCGCCCGCACCCGATGGACCGCCAGGAGGAGCCCGGGAAGTCGGTGACTGAACGCTGCCGCGAGCGCATCGAGGACCTGGGGAACGTCACCTACGACGGGAACGAGACGCCCGGCGAGAGCATGCGCGCGGCCGACGTCCTCGTCTCCGACTACTCGGGCATCGTCACCGAGTGGCTCCACACGGACCGACCGCTGATCCAGTTGACGGCGCTCGACGCCGATGAACGGGCGGTGCCGCCGGCCGGGTATCACACCGACAGGCTGGACCTCGAGACGGTCGACGACCTGTACGCGCACGGCCCGCCCGGGGACGTGCGGGAGCGGCGGTCCGAGTTCCGGGCGGAACTGGGCATCCCGATGGACGGCCGTGCCGGCGAGCGGGCGGCCGCGGAGGTGATGGCGTGCACGGAGTGATCCTCGCGGCCGGTGAGGGGAGCCGGATGGGCGAGCACACGGAGGACGTCCCCAAGGCGTTCATGGAGATCGGGGGGCGGACGCTGTACGAGTACCAGCGCGAGGCGATCGACCCCCACGTCGACGCGCTGACGGTCGTGCTCGGCTACCGCCACGAGAACGTCCTCGGCCGCCTGCGGACCGCCGAGGCCGTCGTCGTCGAGGCGTGGGACGAGTACGACAACGCCGAGTCGCTCTACCGGGCGCTCGAGGGGATCGACGACGACGTGCTCGTGCTCAACGGCGACGTGGTCGTCACCCCCGACGCCGTCACCCGCGTCCGTCGTCGCCACCGCGCCCTCGACGGCGAGAGCGTCGTCGTCCACCTCCCAGGGACCCAGAGCGAACACACCGCCATCCGACTGGACGAGCGGGACCGGGTGACGGAGTACGGGGAGATCTCCGGCTATCGCCACGCCGGGATGGGCGTGCTCGACCGCGACCACATCGACGAGGCGGCGACCCACCTCCGGCGGAACCGGACCGAGTGGTACCCGTCGATGTACCCCACGGTCCCGACCCGCGGCGTCGAGATCCCCGAGTCCGACCACATCGAGATCAACAGACCGCGGGACAGGCGCGCCGCGATGGGTCGACTGCCGCTCTAGCCCGCGGCGACTGCTGCCCCAACGTTGAATGGGCGGGGTCCCCTACGGCGGACCACTGGTCGAGAATGGATATACGCGACGCCTGTAGCCACGAGTTCGAGTCGGTGAGCCCCGAGACGACCCTCTCGAAGGTGCGCGGCGCGTTCACCACCAACGAGCGGGCCCGGGTCGTCGTCGTCCTCGACGACGGCGACTTCGTGGGCGTTGTCACACGAAAACAGCTCCTCGCGTCCAAGCACTCGCCCGACGAGAAGGTCCGGTCGGTGATGGGGACCCCCCCGCGCGTGAGCCGGACGGAGGACGTCAGGGAGACGGCGCGGCTGTTCGTCGAGAGCGGCGTCGACCTGCTCCCGGTGTTCGAGGGGGACGAGTTCTTCGGCGTCGTCACCGTGCGGGACCTGCTCGAGCACGTCCAGGAGTTCCTCGACGCGCTCTCGGTCGAGGACGTCGCCACGCGCGAACTCGTCACCGCCGAGCCCGACACGACGCTGGGCGAGGTGATCAACGACATCCGCGAGTTCGGCATCTCCCGGCTCCCAGTCATCGACGAGGACGGCGACCCCGTCGGGATGGTGAGCGTCTACGACCTCGTCGGGTTCACGGTCCGCGAGATGCAGCGCCAGCAGGGCGGCTCCACGGAGGGGTTCGACGAGCACGGTGGTCGGGGGTCGCGTGACGACTACAACGCGACCGGCGGCTTCGGCGAGCGCGCCGGTTTCGCCGCGCGGATGCTCGACCTCCCGGCGCGGAACCTGATGAACACCCCCGCACACACCATCGAACCGGACCGCCTGCTCGACGATGCAGTCGAGCGGATGCTCGAGAACGACATCTCCTCGCTCGTCGTCGTCGACGGCGACGGCCGGCCGGCCGGCATCGTGACGACGACGGACGTGCTCCGCTCGCTGACGTGGACCGAGGAGGAGCACATGCCCGTCCGGGTGTTCGGCGTCGACCTCATGGACCTCCTCACGCGCGAGGAGATCGCCGACCGCGTCGAGGCGATCGAGGCGAAGTACGACGAGATGTCGGTGATCGAAGCGCAGGTCACCTTCCAGAAACACCGCGAGAGCAACCGGGGGATGCCGCTCATCCGGGCGACCGTCCGACTGTTCACCGACCGCGGGACGCACGCCGGGACCGGTGAGGAGTACGGCGCGGAGGCGGCGTTCGACGGAGCCTGCGACCTGCTGGAGCGGAACGTCCTCGACGAGAAGGGTCGTAACAGCATCAAGCGGAAGCCCGAGGACGCTCGGGAACGGAACGAACGGCTGCTCGAGTGGTGGCTCGAGCCCTGAGCACCGAGTCGACGGTCGAACCGAGGTAGCCTCGGCGTCGTCGTGGTCGGGAGGTGAGCGCTCGACGCGCTCCCCGGTCGGGCCGACGGTGCGGCCCGCCGTCGCTGTCACGACGAGTAGCGGTCTCGGGGGCCCTCGATTCCCCACCGGTGAGGGCGCTGCACTCTCCGACCTTCTGCCTGACAGTGCGGGGGTTGGGGACTGCACCCAGCCCATCGGCAGCGAACGCCGGCGCGGCCCGAAACGGGCTTAACCCGACCTGCGGCCCGCCGTACGCCGTCTCCCGGCACGGAGTCCGGACCCCGGAGCCGTGACGGAATAGGGGATGGCTGTCTGCAACTGCAAGGTGGCGCGCGCGAGCGAAATGGGGATTACAATGGTAGCTTTGTAAGCCCTTCAGAGTCGACCTCCGTTCGATCACGGCCCGCCTCCCCGGTAAGCCGACCTTGGTGCCAGGTAACGCACGGAAATCACCGATGGTGGCGACGACGGCGCGACCGGCGTCGCGGAAGTAACGCGTGGTTGTTCGGCGGACACACCCCGTATAACCTCGACCGACGACCAGTCGCGGACCGTCGTTCCCGGCCGGCGGACGAGTAACCCGCCGTGGGGACCGGATCCCGCTCACGTCTATCGGTTCTCGCGGCGGCGGTCCGGCGTCGCCACAATGGCTTTACGGGAATCGATGGAACGTTCGCACTGACCACCGAACGTGGTCCCGACCCCACCGCCGGCGTCCGGACGGTTCGGCTCGGTGTCGACCGACGTTCGAACGCCCGGACGGAGCGCGTGGGACGGTCGGACGGCGAGCCACCACCGAGAGAGACCAGCCACATCAGCAGCGGCATCAGCGGGAACCGACCGACGAGCGCAACCGACGAAACGCGACCCATGAGCCAGCACAATCCTGACACGGATCGAGGCCGGGAACAGCAGTGGAACCAGAGCGACCACCGGCAGCGCGGGCAGCCACGGGAACACGGTCAGCGAGGCGAGGAGCGACGGCAACGGTCCCAGCAGATGGAACAGCAGGGCGACCAGCGACACCAGCAGCAGTGGAGAGGCCAGCAACAGGGGCAACAGTACGGTCAACAACAGGGCCAGCACGGAGGACAGGGAGGTCAGCGGTACGGCCAACAGCAGCAGGGCCGGCACGGGCGACAGAGCGGCGGCGAGCGCCAGTCCGGGTTCGGACACCAGGGCCACGAACAGCAGCAACAGGGACACCAGCAGCACGGACAGCAGCGACACCAGCAGGGCGGTCAGCGACGCGAGCGAGGGGAGGGACGACAGCCCGGCCAGGGTAACCGCCGGTACAACCAGCGCCGGCGAGGCGGGAACGAGCGGTCACCCCCGTCCGGGGACGACGGGAACCGACGATAAGCGGGAATCCGTCCCGAGTAGGCTCCCTCAACGAACCCCCACGCGGCCGCCGCCGCCTTTTTCGGGTGCTCTACCGCAGGCAGACGGTCGGACGACGATTCCGCCACGTCGCGGCGTACGGTCACCCTGTTCGGGCTGGACACTTGGCTAACAAAGTGAATGGCGACCCGAGTGGCGAAGGCATGGATTCGACCAGACAGAAGCAGGAAGGCGCGAAGGCGGCCAGACAGACGGGGATGGACCCGGCGATACTCGCATCGGCGGGCTCCGTGATGCTCTCCTGGTACTACTTCTTCGTCCAGGGTGACCGGCTGCGCGGGCTCTTCGTCGGGCTCTGGGCGCCGACCATCCTCGCGTTCGCGAGCTACTTCAAGCAAACGCGGATGAGCGACAGGATGCAGCGCGCGATGGGGAAGAGCGGCCTCTCGAACCGCGTCCAGCGGATCGTCGAGGAAGTCGGCCAGTAGAGTCGGACGGATCTGAAAAGAGAGCGGCGGTTCGACGATCGAAACTGACCGGGTCGCGACGGCCCGGTCAGTACCGCGTCGATTGCGACCTGATTATCCCGGTGGCTTTGTTGAGTTGCGACCCGAGCAGCACGAGGACGTCGTCGAGCGTGACGATCCCCTCGAGACCCCCCTCGTCGTCGACGATGGGGAGCCGGCGCACGCTCGCCTCCTCCAGGGTGTTGATCGCGTCGAAGACGGTCGTCTCGGTCGTCGCGGTGACGAGGTCGGTGTCCATCACCTCCTGGACGGATCGCTCGGCGAGGTCCGCCGTCTCCTCGAGCGCGAGCGCGATGGCCCTGTCGGTGACGATGCCGACCGGCTCGTCGTCCTCGACGACGACGACGGAGCCGACCTCCTCCTCGGCCATCGTCCCGACGACCTCAGAGATCGGCTCGTCCGGCTGGACGGTGACGACGTCCGTCTGGACGACCTGCTCGAGCGTGACCGGCTGGAGCTGTGACCGCTGCCCCCGTGCCTGCTGGCCCGTCGTCCCCGGGGGCTGCATCTGGGCGGGCTGCTGGGACTGCTGCTGGGGCTGGGCGCCCGACTGCTGGTACTGGTACGCCGCCCCTCCCTGCTGCTGACCGTAGCCTCCCTGACCCTGCTGACGCTGCTGGTCGTATCCCTGCTGACCGATTCCCTGCTGCTGGGGCGGTTGTCCGTAGCCCTGCTGGCTCGACCCCTGCTGTCCCTGCGGAGTCGTTCCCGCCTGTTGCTGCTGGGTCACTCCTCCCCATCGCTGCCGACCCCCTCCCTGCTGTCCCTGGTTGGGCTGCTGTTGGGGCTGACCCTGTGGAGGCTGCCCTCCCCGCTGTTCGTACCCCTGCTGGGTGCCCCGCTGTTGACTCCCCTGCTGCCCCTGCTGGGGGGGCTGGGGTCGATAATACGATTCTCCCGGCCGGGCGTATGGATCGTCCTCTGGGTTTCCGTACATGGTGGTACCTGCTGGCCGACGCTGGTCGCGCTGGCGTGGAAGGAGTACGCGTGACGGTCAGATAAAACGGTGGGACGGGGTCCGACACACCGCCGGACGACGGCTCGAGCGGGGCCGAATCCGGCGGGAAGCAGCTCGTCGAACCGTGTTCGCTCGTAATCCATTTATAACAAAGGCCGCAGTTCCCGGTGGAAGGGTATGGCCCTCATCGACTCGGTACTCGTGTTCGTGGTGAGCCTCTTCATCGGGGCGCTCGGGATCTACGTCGGCGCGCGCGTTTTCACCCACACCGACGACTACACGTACGCGATCGTGACGGCGCTCATCGGCGCCATCGTGTGGGCCGCGATCGCGTTCCTGCTCGGGTGGATCCCGTTCCTCGGGCCGCTGCTCGCGCTCGTCGCGTACCTGGCCGTCATCAACTGGCGGTACCCCGGCGGCTGGGGGAGGGCCATCGGCATCGCGCTCGTCGCGTGGGTGTCCGTGCTCGTCATCCTGTACGTGCTGGCACTGTTCGGTCTCGCCACCTTCGATGCGGTGGGAGTGCCCGGAGCCTGACGGCTCGCGGGGCGAACGGAGCGGCCAGGAGAAGGGAGAGAGGGGACGCTACGGCGGCGTGATGGCGATTTCGCCGCTGCTGTACACCGTCACCCGGTAGTCCTGCACGCTGAACGCCACGTGGCCCGGCGGCCGGGGTGTCCCGTCCGTCTTCGGGGCGAACAGCCGGTCCAGGGCGTCGGGGTCGACGCTGTCGTACAGCGGGAACTCCGTTCCCGTGACGTCCTCCCCCATCACGTCGGCGAGCGCGTGGACGATGGTCGTCGTCAGGTCGGCGGATCCGGTCGGGTCGTGGTGTACGTAGTACGTGTTCGGTTGCCGGGTTCGGGGTCGTTCGCAGGTCCGGGGAGGGTCGTTCGGTGGTTCGTCGATCATCACGGTTCAGTCACCGCTGTTTGGAGCCACTCCACACATCCGTCTTTCGAATGAGGTAGGAGTTCGTCGGGTTATCGCCGTTAGCGGGCGTCAGACTGCAAAACCTCGATGTCGGGCCGTCGTCGAGAGCCGACACCGACCCACCGCCCGCGCCGCCGCGTTCACCGGCTGCGCTCGCGGTCGTCCGCGGACCCGGACTGCCCGGAGGAGGTTCGCTGCCGGTACCGCCACACGTCCCCGTCGGCCCGGCTCACGCCGGGCAGCTCCGCGAACGCATCGCGGACGCACTCGTCCCACCACGTGTCGGGCGTCGGGTAGTCCGCGGGGTGATCGTGGTACGCCGCCGCGGCGATGTCGGCCTCGGACGCCTCGCCCTCCCGCCGGAGGAACCCGAACGCGGCGCGCACGGCCTCGCGCTCGGACGGTTCGAGCTCGAGCGACTCGATGGCGTGCTTGACGCTCCCGTAGGGCTGGTGACCGGGTCGCGCGAG
Protein-coding sequences here:
- a CDS encoding GNAT family N-acetyltransferase, which encodes MEFVQLDVERDGASVANVVSRSIQASYALSPEQIDAVVEEEFGEDALAEKADREEAVLLVAREEGAAGGGPAQEEDETGDGTEIAEAGEGVTVQGFAEGTVDEDGATINWLQVDPEARGQGIGTGLFEELVEKFEERGTQKISSNVLAEDMEGGTFCEQFGFVRVDGVEVEFGDQTLVAEVYANPNAVDTESNEAFDPLEEGEDPPERAEAPDGTEVFVNPDDPISGTIGPFFEVSESADHDEVYGYFCGACRTVTTDVDQQDRVVCPECGNRHRPSDWDDSYL
- a CDS encoding DUF4383 domain-containing protein: MAHETSRSRRSSALFSNLQRLTALVGGAVLTLVGVAGFLASGDQLLVFGVNPLHNGFHLLTGVFGLGVGLVGTAYADEYNQTMAVLYSALLLGWFAAPDRMVELLNSGAADAGLHAALAIVFGLVGFFGAIAGYGRT
- a CDS encoding YihY/virulence factor BrkB family protein yields the protein MFSRVPTSAEFSRALTTGRAVVSVLQDNYASFIAGSIAFAAFLSIPPLLALAVALAGILGATGIVAEALERADVYLTPTAQSLFLDALSSSEGRAGASLISVLILLWSALRVFRGLDTAFSLLYGSTEDLGIVDSARDGLVVLVALVVALAVSAGVATLIALFPTGPLGTVIAPVVLIVGLAVAFLPMYYVFPDTDVTVREVVPGAVVAAVGCATLAGGFRLYTGFADQYEVYGAIGAVLVVLLWLYGAGLMLLTGVAVNVVTSGRVDVAGGGGFDE
- a CDS encoding DUF7553 family protein, which encodes MADDRSEVAGAESETGTGERLDRARRELDLAADHAGGHVMEQLHSVREGLDEIVGGDELVEGDKTRDSRPHADRLDELREKLAGLESETDEGGTVDEHVEAAATHIAEYRQDVTGE
- a CDS encoding CDP-glycerol glycerophosphotransferase family protein; the protein is MVAILYTFDRAFMRKTFEAIDRHVDAESAYLALGPDAVGASTAIPEVVRQPDESVDDLVDRLDPDVVVRNHRLRPGEYGFDHERTVVHVRHGASVGRGEVETTLSHLGDVVDVALAPGERWAERYREGFPDDVDIAVVGVPEADRLVESDRPGERRVLYAPTNHNYGGGSYLNTAEDVLDTFADTEYELLFRPHPMDRQEEPGKSVTERCRERIEDLGNVTYDGNETPGESMRAADVLVSDYSGIVTEWLHTDRPLIQLTALDADERAVPPAGYHTDRLDLETVDDLYAHGPPGDVRERRSEFRAELGIPMDGRAGERAAAEVMACTE
- a CDS encoding NTP transferase domain-containing protein; this translates as MHGVILAAGEGSRMGEHTEDVPKAFMEIGGRTLYEYQREAIDPHVDALTVVLGYRHENVLGRLRTAEAVVVEAWDEYDNAESLYRALEGIDDDVLVLNGDVVVTPDAVTRVRRRHRALDGESVVVHLPGTQSEHTAIRLDERDRVTEYGEISGYRHAGMGVLDRDHIDEAATHLRRNRTEWYPSMYPTVPTRGVEIPESDHIEINRPRDRRAAMGRLPL
- a CDS encoding CBS domain-containing protein, whose amino-acid sequence is MDIRDACSHEFESVSPETTLSKVRGAFTTNERARVVVVLDDGDFVGVVTRKQLLASKHSPDEKVRSVMGTPPRVSRTEDVRETARLFVESGVDLLPVFEGDEFFGVVTVRDLLEHVQEFLDALSVEDVATRELVTAEPDTTLGEVINDIREFGISRLPVIDEDGDPVGMVSVYDLVGFTVREMQRQQGGSTEGFDEHGGRGSRDDYNATGGFGERAGFAARMLDLPARNLMNTPAHTIEPDRLLDDAVERMLENDISSLVVVDGDGRPAGIVTTTDVLRSLTWTEEEHMPVRVFGVDLMDLLTREEIADRVEAIEAKYDEMSVIEAQVTFQKHRESNRGMPLIRATVRLFTDRGTHAGTGEEYGAEAAFDGACDLLERNVLDEKGRNSIKRKPEDARERNERLLEWWLEP
- a CDS encoding CBS domain-containing protein, which encodes MYGNPEDDPYARPGESYYRPQPPQQGQQGSQQRGTQQGYEQRGGQPPQGQPQQQPNQGQQGGGRQRWGGVTQQQQAGTTPQGQQGSSQQGYGQPPQQQGIGQQGYDQQRQQGQGGYGQQQGGAAYQYQQSGAQPQQQSQQPAQMQPPGTTGQQARGQRSQLQPVTLEQVVQTDVVTVQPDEPISEVVGTMAEEEVGSVVVVEDDEPVGIVTDRAIALALEETADLAERSVQEVMDTDLVTATTETTVFDAINTLEEASVRRLPIVDDEGGLEGIVTLDDVLVLLGSQLNKATGIIRSQSTRY
- a CDS encoding HalOD1 output domain-containing protein yields the protein MIDEPPNDPPRTCERPRTRQPNTYYVHHDPTGSADLTTTIVHALADVMGEDVTGTEFPLYDSVDPDALDRLFAPKTDGTPRPPGHVAFSVQDYRVTVYSSGEIAITPP